One stretch of Rhodopirellula halodulae DNA includes these proteins:
- a CDS encoding RNA polymerase sigma factor, giving the protein MSLDDSVSKTIERIYREDSRRVFASLIRLVGDFDLAEEAMHEAFAAAMQQWATEGVPDNPTSWLISTGRFRAVDRIRRRQKFQDLQPELIRRVGELEAANADGSDHEIQDDRLRLIFTCCHPAIDQKVQVPLTLREVCGMTTEEIARAFLMKPSTMAQRIVRGKAKIRDAGIPFEIPSVSELPSRLDAVLSVIYLVFNEGYSASSGEHLTRSDLSNEAIRLARLLHRLLPDPEVGGLLALMLLHESRRATRMDKNGDIVLLEEQDRSRWNQSLIEEGQRFLRQTLRTKRIGTYTIQAAISAVHADAKTPEETDWRQIVALYDILVRIQPSPIVSLNRAVAVAMRDDPAAGLTLIDEILDSGALAEHSLAHSARGELLRRLQRLPEAKIAFEKALSFSTNEAEQRFLTRKIALITTT; this is encoded by the coding sequence ATGAGCCTGGATGATTCTGTCTCAAAAACGATTGAACGGATTTACCGCGAGGATTCTCGGCGAGTTTTCGCGAGTCTGATTCGCTTGGTGGGTGATTTTGACCTCGCTGAAGAAGCGATGCATGAGGCTTTCGCTGCCGCGATGCAGCAATGGGCAACCGAAGGCGTCCCTGACAATCCGACATCCTGGCTGATCTCCACGGGCCGTTTCCGCGCCGTGGACCGAATCAGACGCCGACAAAAATTCCAGGATCTGCAACCGGAACTGATAAGACGAGTTGGCGAATTGGAAGCCGCCAATGCGGACGGATCGGATCACGAAATCCAAGACGATCGCTTGCGGCTGATCTTTACCTGCTGTCACCCAGCGATTGATCAAAAAGTCCAAGTACCGCTAACCTTGCGGGAGGTTTGCGGGATGACCACAGAAGAAATCGCACGGGCGTTTCTGATGAAGCCCTCGACGATGGCGCAGCGAATCGTACGTGGCAAAGCGAAGATTCGAGATGCGGGAATCCCATTTGAAATCCCATCCGTTTCGGAGCTTCCTTCGCGTTTGGATGCCGTGCTGTCGGTGATTTATCTGGTGTTCAACGAAGGCTACTCGGCATCGAGCGGCGAACATTTGACACGATCGGATTTGTCCAACGAAGCCATCCGGTTGGCTCGTTTGCTACACCGCTTGCTGCCCGACCCCGAGGTGGGCGGATTGCTCGCGTTGATGCTGCTTCACGAATCTCGGCGCGCAACTCGAATGGATAAGAATGGCGACATCGTGTTGCTGGAAGAACAGGACCGGAGTCGTTGGAACCAGTCTTTGATTGAGGAAGGGCAACGCTTCCTACGGCAAACATTGAGAACCAAGCGGATCGGAACGTACACCATCCAAGCTGCCATTTCAGCGGTGCACGCCGATGCCAAGACTCCTGAAGAGACGGACTGGCGTCAAATTGTCGCTCTCTATGACATCCTCGTCCGAATCCAACCCTCGCCGATCGTTAGCCTGAACCGTGCCGTCGCGGTTGCGATGCGGGATGATCCTGCGGCGGGACTAACGCTAATCGACGAGATTTTGGACTCGGGCGCCTTGGCTGAACATTCTCTTGCTCACTCAGCTCGCGGCGAATTGTTGCGACGCCTGCAACGATTGCCGGAAGCGAAGATCGCGTTCGAGAAGGCATTGTCGTTTTCCACCAATGAGGCTGAGCAACGCTTTCTAACTCGCAAGATCGCGCTCATCACAACGACCTAG
- a CDS encoding alpha-amylase family glycosyl hydrolase, producing MGAIIHHAGVAFRVWAPNAERISVIGTFNDWDDSKAEMQHEENGYWYVDIAEAKPGDEYKFRIRHGEQILDRIDPYAREVTNSVGNAVVYQDQYDWKTEAFERPSQNELVIYEMHIGTFHRDDLEVPGTFRDAIAKFKHLKDLGINAIQIMPVAEFAGDLSWGYNPAHIFAVEQAYGGPDALKHFVDEAHQAGFAVIIDVVYNHFGPSDLDLWQFDGWNENGKGGIYFYQDHRSSTPWGDTRPDYGRGEVRQFIHDNAMMWMREYHVDGLRYDMTAYIRTISGIGNDDIAEGWGLMQWINRDLKRDFPGCYLIAEDLQTNNWLTKPEDQGGAGFTTQWDAAFVHPIRSVVQEIDDAHRDMWSVRDALCHRYNGDAFQRVIYSESHDEVANGKSRVPSEIDPESPESRHAKKRTLLAAAMALTAPGLPMLFQGQELLEDEWFQDTDPLEWERAKRLRGIKRLFRDLIHLRLNRSGQTAGLTGQHIEMHHVNEADKVIAFVRRGDDPADDVLVVANFSNRAWEEYEIGFPATGEWQLRLNSDWAGYDQDFDDHPVEHVEAVDQPYDGLPARAAISFGAYAVLIYSK from the coding sequence ATGGGAGCGATTATCCACCATGCCGGCGTCGCTTTTCGCGTTTGGGCACCCAACGCCGAGCGAATTTCAGTCATCGGAACATTCAATGACTGGGATGATTCCAAAGCCGAGATGCAACATGAAGAAAATGGCTACTGGTATGTCGACATCGCCGAGGCCAAACCGGGGGATGAATACAAGTTCAGAATCCGCCACGGGGAACAAATCTTGGATCGCATTGATCCCTACGCACGCGAAGTCACCAACTCGGTTGGCAACGCGGTGGTCTACCAAGATCAATACGATTGGAAGACAGAGGCGTTTGAGCGACCATCCCAGAACGAGTTGGTCATCTATGAAATGCACATCGGGACATTCCACCGCGACGATCTTGAAGTTCCTGGCACGTTTCGAGATGCGATTGCCAAATTCAAGCACCTCAAGGATCTGGGGATCAATGCCATTCAAATCATGCCCGTGGCAGAGTTCGCAGGCGATCTCTCATGGGGCTACAACCCCGCTCACATCTTCGCGGTGGAACAGGCCTACGGTGGTCCCGACGCATTGAAGCACTTTGTCGACGAGGCTCATCAGGCCGGTTTCGCGGTGATCATCGATGTCGTTTACAACCACTTCGGGCCGAGCGACTTGGATCTGTGGCAGTTTGATGGATGGAACGAGAATGGAAAGGGTGGGATCTACTTTTACCAGGATCACCGTTCCAGCACTCCTTGGGGAGACACACGGCCCGATTACGGACGCGGTGAAGTTCGTCAGTTCATCCACGACAACGCGATGATGTGGATGCGTGAATACCATGTTGATGGTTTGCGTTACGACATGACTGCCTACATTCGAACGATTTCAGGGATTGGCAACGACGACATTGCGGAAGGTTGGGGGCTAATGCAATGGATCAATCGTGATTTGAAACGCGATTTCCCGGGTTGCTATTTGATTGCGGAAGACCTGCAGACCAACAACTGGTTGACCAAGCCCGAAGATCAAGGTGGTGCTGGTTTCACCACGCAATGGGACGCGGCATTTGTGCACCCCATTCGTAGCGTGGTGCAAGAAATCGATGACGCCCACCGCGATATGTGGTCAGTCCGCGATGCGCTTTGCCATCGTTACAACGGGGATGCGTTTCAGCGAGTCATTTACAGCGAATCACACGATGAAGTCGCCAACGGAAAGTCTCGCGTTCCTAGCGAGATCGATCCCGAATCGCCCGAAAGTCGGCACGCAAAGAAACGTACGTTGCTCGCCGCCGCGATGGCTTTGACTGCGCCGGGTTTGCCGATGTTGTTTCAAGGACAGGAGCTACTCGAGGACGAGTGGTTTCAAGATACGGATCCGCTTGAATGGGAACGTGCCAAGCGGTTGCGTGGTATCAAACGTCTCTTTCGCGATTTGATCCATCTCCGATTGAATCGAAGTGGGCAGACGGCAGGACTAACTGGGCAGCACATTGAAATGCATCACGTCAATGAAGCGGACAAAGTGATTGCGTTTGTGCGACGCGGAGATGATCCGGCGGATGATGTCTTGGTCGTGGCGAATTTTTCGAACCGGGCTTGGGAAGAGTACGAAATCGGTTTCCCAGCGACCGGCGAGTGGCAGCTCCGATTGAATTCCGATTGGGCAGGCTATGACCAAGATTTCGACGATCATCCGGTCGAGCACGTCGAGGCGGTGGATCAGCCTTACGATGGTTTGCCCGCGCGGGCGGCGATTTCATTTGGCGCCTACGCCGTGCTGATCTATTCGAAGTGA
- a CDS encoding pyridoxine 5'-phosphate synthase, whose protein sequence is MPHFIDLGVNVDHVATLRQARRGQEPDPVTAASLAEQGGADGITFHLREDRRHIQDRDVELFVQTVQVRTNFELACAKDVLGICCRVKPDWALLVPESREEVTTEGGLDVAGDSGRIADAVSMLKDAGIATSLFLDPEPKQMEAAAKLQVDAVELHTGPYALAKGAAVDHELSRLTTSGQMIREAGMRLHAGHGLNYVNVRPVAAIEGMAELNIGHSIVSRSVMVGMREAVAEMRRLLDTVTIANRG, encoded by the coding sequence ATGCCCCACTTCATTGATCTCGGCGTCAACGTCGATCATGTCGCCACCCTTCGCCAAGCCCGCCGCGGCCAAGAGCCCGACCCGGTCACCGCGGCGTCGCTGGCCGAACAAGGCGGCGCGGACGGGATCACGTTTCACTTGCGTGAGGATCGTCGTCACATTCAAGACCGCGATGTGGAGCTGTTTGTCCAGACGGTTCAGGTTCGAACCAATTTTGAACTGGCCTGTGCCAAAGACGTGCTGGGCATTTGTTGCCGAGTGAAACCGGATTGGGCGTTGCTGGTCCCCGAAAGCCGCGAAGAAGTGACCACCGAAGGCGGCTTGGACGTCGCGGGCGATTCGGGACGGATTGCGGACGCGGTGTCGATGTTGAAAGACGCCGGAATCGCCACCAGTTTGTTCCTGGATCCCGAACCCAAACAAATGGAAGCCGCGGCGAAGTTGCAAGTCGACGCGGTTGAACTGCACACCGGGCCGTACGCCTTGGCCAAAGGCGCCGCCGTCGACCATGAGCTATCACGATTGACGACGTCTGGGCAAATGATTCGCGAGGCGGGAATGCGTTTGCACGCCGGTCACGGGCTGAACTACGTCAACGTGCGTCCGGTCGCCGCGATCGAAGGCATGGCGGAGCTGAACATCGGACACAGCATCGTCAGCCGATCCGTCATGGTTGGCATGCGCGAAGCGGTTGCTGAGATGCGGCGATTGCTCGACACCGTGACCATTGCCAATCGGGGCTGA
- the eboE gene encoding metabolite traffic protein EboE: protein MTSTPAGYPDVASVLGKSNVSAAASGSATESGSKPEHDSAIRWSVGYCTNIHAGVDVEGVTENLRSISAEVRRRILDSQYSGEDGTPKVQTGKNFATIVNTASPLGVGLWLSSEATNDLRRNGLKPLTSAMKQARLLPYTINGFPYANFHQDVVKHAVYMPTWWEDSRIGYTRDLAKILSEILPADTTLGSISTLPIGWPQTVDAEGNRVKVSDDQLHHAGTNLRRMAEDLRRLEDRTGKRIVLAIEPEPGCILDTAAKVIEWFEQQLPDATHRRYIGVCHDVCHSAVMGESQHDVLAAYAKAGIMVGKIQVSSAIVVDWSRIADTDREATLTQLRSFAEDRYLHQTGRVTASGKFVLEEDLPKVLEDLDANPSRYATDKRWMIHFHVPIFAEQFGHLQTTRADVLETLKSVVELTDASKRRQPLQFTGHLEVETYAWSVMPESAGRSDLAGDIASELIWLHDVLSELS, encoded by the coding sequence ATGACGTCCACACCCGCAGGCTATCCCGACGTTGCATCGGTTCTAGGTAAGTCAAATGTTTCTGCAGCGGCCTCGGGGTCTGCAACGGAGTCCGGTTCCAAACCGGAACACGATTCGGCGATCCGCTGGTCGGTTGGATACTGCACCAACATTCACGCCGGCGTCGACGTGGAAGGCGTCACCGAAAATTTACGATCGATTTCGGCGGAGGTGCGTCGTCGCATTTTGGATTCGCAGTACTCCGGCGAAGACGGAACACCCAAAGTTCAAACCGGCAAGAATTTCGCGACGATCGTGAACACCGCGTCACCTTTGGGTGTCGGACTGTGGCTATCGTCCGAAGCCACCAATGATCTGCGACGTAACGGGCTGAAGCCACTGACCTCGGCGATGAAGCAAGCTCGTTTGTTGCCCTACACGATCAACGGATTTCCCTACGCGAATTTTCACCAGGACGTCGTCAAGCACGCGGTCTACATGCCGACCTGGTGGGAAGATTCTCGCATCGGCTACACACGTGACTTGGCCAAAATTCTGTCGGAAATTTTGCCCGCCGACACCACGTTGGGTTCCATCAGCACGTTGCCGATCGGTTGGCCACAAACCGTGGATGCCGAAGGCAATCGCGTCAAAGTCAGCGACGATCAACTGCACCACGCGGGAACGAATTTGCGACGCATGGCGGAAGACCTGCGTCGACTGGAAGACCGAACCGGCAAACGGATCGTACTGGCAATCGAACCCGAACCCGGATGCATTCTCGATACCGCGGCGAAAGTCATCGAATGGTTCGAGCAACAATTGCCGGATGCCACCCACCGTCGCTACATCGGCGTGTGCCACGATGTTTGTCACTCGGCGGTCATGGGCGAATCACAACACGATGTTTTGGCGGCGTATGCCAAAGCCGGCATCATGGTCGGCAAGATTCAGGTCAGCAGCGCAATCGTGGTTGATTGGAGCCGCATCGCGGACACAGACCGCGAAGCCACCCTGACGCAATTGCGATCGTTCGCGGAAGATCGCTACCTGCATCAAACGGGTCGCGTGACCGCGTCGGGCAAGTTTGTGTTGGAAGAAGACCTGCCGAAGGTGCTCGAGGATTTGGACGCCAACCCGAGTCGTTACGCGACGGACAAACGTTGGATGATTCATTTCCACGTGCCGATCTTTGCCGAGCAATTTGGGCACCTGCAAACCACGCGAGCCGACGTTTTGGAAACCCTGAAAAGCGTTGTCGAACTCACCGATGCGTCGAAGCGTCGACAACCGTTGCAGTTCACCGGACACTTGGAAGTCGAAACCTACGCTTGGTCGGTGATGCCCGAATCCGCCGGACGAAGTGACCTGGCGGGCGACATTGCCTCCGAACTCATTTGGCTGCACGATGTCTTATCCGAGTTGAGCTGA
- a CDS encoding DUF1579 domain-containing protein: MFSQPQSEHEWLEQLVGEWKFEHECSMPDGSINQAEGKMTCRTLNGMWLLSESSGESEEGAWSSLMSIGFDPKLGHYVGTFMGSMMANIWHYQGCLDESKTRLQLAAEGPKFEGEGTAHYRDTIIVIDENNWRMTSEMQTDDGEWVQFMSGKHTRV; encoded by the coding sequence ATGTTTTCTCAACCGCAATCTGAACACGAATGGCTGGAACAATTGGTGGGTGAATGGAAATTCGAACACGAGTGTTCCATGCCCGATGGATCGATCAATCAAGCGGAAGGCAAGATGACTTGCCGCACCTTGAATGGGATGTGGCTGCTGAGTGAATCCAGTGGCGAATCGGAGGAAGGAGCTTGGTCCTCTTTGATGAGCATTGGATTTGATCCCAAGTTGGGTCACTACGTTGGCACATTCATGGGTTCGATGATGGCGAACATTTGGCACTACCAAGGATGTCTGGACGAGTCGAAAACCCGACTTCAACTCGCTGCGGAAGGCCCCAAGTTTGAAGGCGAAGGAACGGCTCACTATCGCGACACGATCATTGTCATCGACGAAAACAACTGGCGAATGACTAGCGAAATGCAAACGGATGACGGGGAATGGGTGCAATTCATGAGCGGCAAGCATACGCGTGTCTAA
- a CDS encoding YciI family protein: MLLIYSAENDWTEDERRACMIESMGICEELAECGTWIDSAPLHPVSTSTTVRVREGSCEVTDGPFAETIEQLGGYYIIDVKDQQEAIDIASRLPPAKKGTVEIRRLTELSGELSLPPSQAPAWKEGQAGSLNEGKDYLLMLFSEEGVWQPEEHAIALNESVDLCHELDRCGQYRSASPLEPASSAVCVRVRRNECEVTDGPYPETKEQLAGYFLVHASDLNQAISIASRIPATTRGTTEIRPLFPLPTVNTSSASAN; encoded by the coding sequence ATGTTGTTGATATACAGTGCGGAAAATGATTGGACGGAAGACGAACGCCGGGCGTGCATGATCGAATCCATGGGCATCTGCGAAGAGCTTGCTGAGTGTGGCACGTGGATTGACTCCGCACCTTTGCATCCCGTGAGCACATCCACCACGGTTCGTGTCCGTGAAGGATCGTGCGAAGTCACGGATGGACCCTTTGCGGAAACCATCGAGCAACTTGGCGGCTATTACATCATTGACGTGAAAGATCAGCAGGAGGCAATCGACATTGCGAGCCGTTTGCCACCTGCGAAGAAAGGCACCGTCGAGATCCGGCGGCTCACGGAACTATCCGGCGAATTATCACTTCCGCCGTCACAGGCACCCGCTTGGAAAGAAGGGCAGGCGGGCTCGCTGAATGAAGGCAAAGACTATCTGCTCATGCTTTTCTCAGAGGAAGGTGTGTGGCAACCGGAGGAACACGCGATCGCATTGAACGAATCTGTCGACCTCTGTCATGAACTGGATCGTTGCGGTCAATATCGTTCGGCTTCGCCCTTGGAGCCTGCTTCTTCGGCCGTTTGCGTTCGCGTCCGTCGCAACGAATGTGAAGTGACCGATGGGCCTTATCCGGAAACCAAAGAGCAATTGGCGGGGTATTTTCTGGTCCACGCATCGGATTTGAACCAAGCCATTAGCATCGCCTCGCGAATTCCCGCGACGACGCGTGGTACCACCGAGATTCGACCTCTGTTTCCCTTGCCGACGGTCAACACGTCTTCGGCTTCGGCGAATTGA
- a CDS encoding competence/damage-inducible protein A, with translation MSNTTAEIISIGDEMTSGARLDTNTQWLSQRLGELGIEVPFHTTVGDTLQHNTDVFRIAAERADIVISTGGLGPTRDDLTREAIAEALSVPLEMHAESLEHIQNMFRRRGREMPERNNCQAMFPRGATPIHNPQGTAPGIDVMFDRSSGSRSRIFALPGVPAEMKTMFEQTVSPALLDRGDRRQHIAHHVMKFFGTGESDMEHRLGDMISRDRQPRVGITVSAATISLRIVATGDSPEICQSLIDQTREEILEKASEFYFGDGETFEQHHAVIRHLNQASQRLLLVELGRAAPLGDWFAAVSDEPGFTADVPAFVGGISLADLTDLQQWVGLPDDASAESCLTALQQRLKTDWVLLVDEYPSIHQTSEHPLPGGEVTFTVAAPDQTFPSQTLHLTAHPSILHARVAKAGLFWLRKCFPTL, from the coding sequence ATGTCGAACACCACGGCCGAAATCATTTCCATTGGCGATGAGATGACCTCGGGTGCCCGTTTGGACACCAACACTCAGTGGCTCAGCCAGCGTCTTGGTGAGCTGGGGATCGAAGTGCCCTTTCACACGACGGTAGGCGATACCCTGCAACACAACACGGACGTGTTCCGAATCGCGGCGGAGCGTGCCGACATTGTGATCTCGACGGGTGGACTGGGCCCCACTCGAGATGACCTGACGCGGGAAGCCATCGCGGAGGCATTGAGCGTGCCATTGGAAATGCACGCCGAGTCGTTGGAACACATCCAAAACATGTTTCGTCGTCGCGGACGCGAAATGCCCGAACGCAACAATTGCCAAGCCATGTTTCCTCGCGGGGCGACACCGATTCACAACCCGCAAGGAACGGCGCCGGGCATCGACGTGATGTTCGATCGGTCCTCCGGATCACGCTCTCGTATTTTCGCTTTGCCGGGTGTCCCCGCTGAAATGAAAACGATGTTTGAGCAAACGGTATCCCCCGCGTTGCTGGATCGCGGAGACCGTCGCCAGCACATCGCGCATCACGTGATGAAATTCTTCGGCACCGGCGAAAGCGATATGGAACACCGCTTGGGCGACATGATTTCGCGAGATCGCCAACCCCGTGTTGGCATCACCGTCAGCGCCGCGACGATTTCGTTGCGAATCGTGGCAACCGGTGATTCCCCCGAAATCTGCCAATCGCTGATCGATCAAACTCGCGAAGAAATTTTGGAAAAGGCCAGTGAGTTTTACTTTGGCGACGGAGAAACATTTGAACAACATCACGCGGTGATTCGGCATCTGAATCAAGCGAGCCAGCGTTTGCTGTTGGTGGAATTGGGACGTGCCGCACCGTTGGGCGATTGGTTTGCGGCCGTTTCCGACGAACCGGGCTTCACCGCCGATGTACCCGCTTTTGTGGGAGGCATCTCGCTCGCCGACCTGACGGATCTGCAACAATGGGTGGGGCTGCCGGATGACGCCTCGGCGGAAAGTTGTCTGACTGCCCTTCAGCAACGACTCAAAACCGATTGGGTGCTGCTGGTGGACGAGTACCCCAGCATTCATCAAACCAGCGAACATCCGTTGCCGGGCGGTGAGGTTACCTTCACCGTGGCCGCTCCTGATCAAACCTTTCCTTCCCAAACATTGCATTTGACCGCTCACCCCAGCATCCTGCATGCGCGTGTTGCCAAAGCGGGGCTGTTTTGGTTGCGGAAGTGCTTTCCCACCCTTTGA
- a CDS encoding error-prone DNA polymerase, giving the protein MRYVELHCRSNFSFLDGASHPDELVQRAAELGYEGLAITDRESIAGVVRGFSPAQELGLQYIVGTEVHPTDAPPMVLWPTDRAAYGRMCRLLSLGRMRCEKGRCELSFEEIAEHAEGLLAGVIATDESRSIQDHHQRSNDTRQFLRGPFRDVFDDAGYLLASFHRGVDDAAKASWLRDLSIGTDVPLLACGDVRYHSAERMALHDCVVAIRHGKSIDEIQSERLVNSQHHLRSLDEIAELYRDVPDAVARTIDVASRCQFTLDQLKYEYPVELAPEGMTPIEHLKRLTWEGALGRWPDGVPEKVIETLRHEVKLIEDLHYEAYFLTVWDIVRFARSRKILCQGRGSAANSVVCYCLGITAVDPTQTDLLFERFISRERGEAPDIDVDFEHQRREEVLQYLYEKYGRDRAGMTAVVTCYRAKSAIREVGKALGVSPDIIDAVAKLAGSYSRNPELPERCRDAGLDPDTALGRRFLYLTETLIGFPRHLSQHVGGMVMTAGNLCELCVTENAAMPGRSVIQWNKDDLDDIGILKVDILALGMLSAIRRCFELVGQHHDRYLSLSTIPPDDAPTYDMICAADTMGVFQIESRAQMSMLPRLKPRCYYDLVIEVAIVRPGPIQGNMVHPFLAARENPNAAKYPNEAIRKVLEKTLGVPIFQEQAMKLAVVAAGFTPGEADQLRRAMAAWRRPGVIDRFRLKLLEGMKANGLTGEFAENVFRQIRGFGEYGFPESHAASFALLVYASCYLKKHYPAAFCAALLDSQPMGFYAPSQLIRDAQQHGVRVLPVDVNASDIRSRLVDDPNRSQPAVRLGLQMIRGLPGDVAQKIIAARDRGGEFLNLHDLTTRANLSSSNLATLADADALASIAQDRRAAVWQSLAQDDSADSMPLLADLEPDCSVPEELVPMSPAEEVRNDYATTGLSLKAHPVSFWRDDLDAMRCKRASDLPKLRDGVHVRVAGLVLMRQRPGTAKGITFVTMEDETGSMNLVMFAQVWKRFFKIARASDAWIVDGKLENKQGVIHVIVGRIEDLSEKATGLRVPRRDFR; this is encoded by the coding sequence ATGCGATACGTCGAACTTCACTGCCGCAGCAACTTCAGCTTCCTCGACGGGGCGTCTCACCCCGACGAACTGGTCCAGCGAGCCGCCGAATTGGGCTACGAAGGACTGGCGATCACCGACCGCGAGAGTATCGCTGGCGTGGTACGGGGATTTTCGCCGGCACAAGAACTGGGGCTGCAGTACATCGTTGGGACCGAAGTGCATCCCACCGACGCACCGCCGATGGTGCTGTGGCCGACCGACCGAGCCGCCTACGGACGCATGTGTCGCCTGCTTTCGCTTGGCCGGATGCGTTGCGAAAAAGGCCGCTGCGAATTGTCCTTTGAAGAAATCGCCGAACATGCGGAAGGATTGCTCGCCGGAGTCATCGCCACTGACGAATCACGTTCCATCCAGGATCATCATCAACGTAGCAACGATACGCGGCAATTCTTGCGAGGTCCGTTCCGCGATGTCTTTGACGATGCCGGCTATCTGCTGGCGTCCTTTCACCGAGGCGTGGATGACGCGGCCAAGGCGAGCTGGTTAAGGGATTTGTCAATCGGCACCGATGTGCCGTTGTTGGCGTGCGGGGACGTTCGCTATCACTCCGCCGAACGGATGGCACTGCATGACTGCGTGGTGGCGATTCGACATGGCAAATCGATCGATGAGATTCAATCGGAACGATTGGTCAACAGCCAACACCATCTGCGGTCGCTGGATGAGATTGCCGAACTGTACCGCGATGTCCCGGACGCCGTCGCACGCACCATCGATGTGGCATCGCGATGCCAATTCACGCTGGATCAATTGAAGTACGAATACCCGGTCGAGTTGGCTCCCGAAGGTATGACGCCAATCGAGCATTTGAAACGATTGACTTGGGAGGGGGCTCTCGGGCGTTGGCCAGACGGTGTGCCGGAGAAAGTCATTGAAACGCTTCGGCACGAAGTCAAACTCATCGAGGACCTTCACTACGAAGCCTACTTCCTGACCGTGTGGGACATCGTTCGTTTTGCCAGGTCGCGAAAAATTCTTTGTCAGGGTCGCGGGTCCGCCGCCAACTCGGTGGTCTGTTATTGCTTGGGGATCACCGCGGTGGATCCGACGCAAACGGATCTGCTGTTCGAGCGGTTCATCAGCCGGGAACGCGGCGAAGCCCCTGACATCGACGTGGACTTCGAGCATCAACGTCGCGAGGAGGTGCTGCAGTATCTCTACGAAAAGTACGGTCGCGATCGAGCTGGGATGACGGCCGTTGTGACCTGCTATCGGGCCAAGAGTGCCATTCGGGAAGTTGGCAAGGCCCTCGGTGTCTCGCCGGACATCATCGACGCCGTCGCGAAATTAGCCGGTAGTTACAGTCGCAATCCGGAGCTTCCGGAACGTTGCCGCGACGCTGGGCTGGATCCCGACACGGCGCTCGGAAGACGGTTTTTGTATCTGACGGAAACGCTGATCGGTTTTCCACGCCACCTGTCACAGCACGTGGGCGGGATGGTGATGACCGCGGGCAACCTTTGCGAATTGTGCGTCACCGAGAACGCCGCGATGCCGGGACGCAGTGTCATTCAGTGGAACAAAGATGACTTGGACGACATCGGAATTTTAAAAGTCGACATCCTTGCCCTTGGGATGCTGTCGGCGATTCGACGTTGTTTCGAGTTGGTGGGGCAGCACCATGACCGATACCTATCGCTTTCAACGATTCCACCGGACGACGCGCCGACCTACGACATGATTTGTGCGGCGGACACGATGGGCGTGTTTCAAATCGAAAGCCGGGCTCAAATGAGCATGCTGCCTCGGCTCAAACCACGCTGCTACTACGATTTGGTGATCGAAGTCGCGATCGTTCGTCCGGGGCCGATCCAAGGCAACATGGTTCATCCGTTCTTGGCGGCTCGCGAAAATCCAAACGCGGCGAAGTACCCCAACGAAGCCATCCGCAAGGTGCTGGAAAAAACGTTGGGGGTGCCGATCTTTCAAGAACAAGCGATGAAATTGGCGGTGGTCGCCGCGGGATTCACGCCGGGGGAAGCGGACCAATTGCGGCGAGCCATGGCGGCTTGGAGACGACCGGGCGTTATCGACCGATTCCGACTGAAACTGTTGGAAGGCATGAAGGCCAACGGTTTGACCGGCGAGTTCGCGGAGAACGTCTTCCGTCAAATTCGCGGCTTTGGTGAATACGGTTTTCCCGAATCGCACGCGGCCTCGTTCGCGCTGCTGGTCTACGCTTCGTGCTATTTGAAAAAACACTATCCCGCCGCCTTCTGCGCCGCGTTGCTCGACAGTCAACCGATGGGGTTTTATGCGCCGTCGCAACTCATCCGTGATGCGCAGCAACATGGTGTTCGTGTTCTGCCGGTGGACGTCAACGCCAGCGATATTCGTTCGCGATTGGTGGACGATCCCAACCGATCGCAGCCCGCGGTGCGACTGGGGTTGCAAATGATTCGTGGTTTGCCCGGCGATGTGGCTCAAAAAATTATCGCCGCGCGAGACCGCGGCGGAGAGTTTCTCAATCTGCACGATCTGACCACGCGAGCGAACTTGTCCAGTTCGAACCTCGCGACGTTGGCCGATGCCGATGCGCTGGCGTCGATCGCGCAAGACCGCCGTGCTGCGGTGTGGCAATCGCTCGCACAAGATGACTCGGCGGATTCGATGCCGTTGCTGGCGGATCTTGAACCGGACTGCAGCGTCCCGGAAGAATTGGTTCCCATGTCGCCGGCCGAAGAGGTTCGCAATGACTACGCCACCACGGGATTGAGTTTGAAAGCCCACCCGGTTTCTTTCTGGAGAGACGACTTGGATGCAATGCGTTGCAAACGAGCCAGCGATCTGCCCAAACTGCGTGACGGCGTGCACGTTCGCGTTGCCGGATTGGTGTTGATGCGTCAGCGTCCGGGCACCGCAAAGGGCATCACGTTCGTGACCATGGAGGACGAAACCGGATCCATGAACTTGGTGATGTTCGCTCAAGTCTGGAAACGATTCTTCAAAATCGCTCGGGCCAGTGATGCTTGGATCGTCGACGGCAAGTTAGAAAACAAGCAAGGCGTGATCCACGTCATCGTGGGCCGCATCGAGGACCTCAGCGAAAAAGCCACCGGGCTGCGCGTTCCCCGACGCGACTTTCGATAG